From the Deinococcus sp. Leaf326 genome, one window contains:
- a CDS encoding MOSC domain-containing protein, producing MKTMQELRTTLPRAGRVEWIGLRTARRAAVESVPEVQAHPLVGLIGDHAKQAPPRLTALSGEAGETPAPAPPAQAVPGGPGKRQVTLIQAEHLPVIAALAGLDEAAPELLRRNIVVSGLPLLALKDRRFQLGEVILEGTGECHPCSRMEENLGAGGYNAVRGHGGLTARVIRGGLIRVGDALTPLDTLAGEAG from the coding sequence ATGAAGACCATGCAGGAACTTCGCACGACCCTGCCACGGGCGGGCCGGGTCGAGTGGATCGGCCTGCGCACGGCGCGGCGCGCGGCGGTCGAGAGTGTCCCCGAGGTGCAGGCGCACCCCCTGGTCGGCCTGATCGGCGACCACGCCAAACAGGCCCCCCCCCGCCTGACCGCCCTGAGCGGCGAGGCGGGCGAGACCCCGGCTCCCGCCCCGCCCGCCCAGGCTGTACCCGGCGGCCCCGGCAAGCGGCAGGTCACGCTGATCCAGGCCGAGCACCTGCCGGTGATCGCGGCGCTCGCGGGGCTGGACGAGGCCGCGCCCGAGCTGCTGCGGCGCAACATCGTGGTGTCGGGGCTGCCGCTGCTGGCCCTCAAGGACCGGCGCTTCCAGCTCGGCGAGGTGATTCTGGAAGGCACCGGCGAATGCCACCCCTGCTCGCGCATGGAGGAGAATCTGGGCGCGGGCGGCTACAACGCGGTGCGCGGGCACGGCGGCCTGACCGCCCGCGTGATCCGCGGCGGGCTGATCCGTGTGGGCGACGCCCTCACACCG